A genome region from Brassica oleracea var. oleracea cultivar TO1000 chromosome C2, BOL, whole genome shotgun sequence includes the following:
- the LOC106323561 gene encoding 60S ribosomal protein L17-2-like, with product MYVQAVYDFHQVLEAHIPRPIRVYVVSPNIKSSLHFSHRFCSQFSRLAAMVKYSQEPDNQTKSCKARGSDLRVHFKNTRETAHAIRKLPLLKAKRYLEDVIAHKQAIPFTRFCRGVGRTAQAKNRHSNGQGRWPAKSAQFVLDLLKNAESNAEVKGLDVDALFISHIQVNQAAKQRRRTYRAHGRINPYMSNPCHIELILSEKEESVKKEPETQLAAKSKKSAA from the exons ATGTATGTTCAAGCTGTTTATGACTTTCACCAAGTTCTTGAG GCCCACATTCCTAGACCAATTAGGGTTTATGTCGTTTCGCCTAATATAAAGTCTTCGTTACACTTCTCTCATCGTTTCTGCAGCCAATTCTCCCGTTTAGCAGCAATG GTGAAGTACTCTCAAGAACCCGACAATCAGACCAAGT CTTGTAAGGCTAGAGGATCCGACCTTAGGGTTCACTTCAAG AACACCCGTGAAACAGCGCACGCCATCAGGAAGCTACCATTGCTCAAGGCGAAGAGGTACCTTGAAGATGTGATAGCTCACAAGCAAGCCATTCCCTTCACCCGTTTCTGCAGAGGTGTTGGAAGGACTGCCCAAGCCAAGAACAGGCACTCTAATGGTCAGGGACGTTGGCCTGCGAAGTCTGCTCAGTTCGTTCTTGATTTGCTTAAGAACGCTGAGAGCAATGCTGAGGTGAAAGGTTTGGATGTTGATGCCCTCTTCATATCACACATCCAAGTGAACCAGGCCGCAAAGCAAAGGAGAAGGACTTACCGTGCCCACGGAAGAATCAATC CTTACATGTCAAACCCATGCCACATTGAGTTGATTTTGTCTGAGAAAGAAGAGTCTGTCAAGAAAGAG CCGGAGACGCAGTTGGCAGCTAAGTCTAAGAAATCAGCAGCTTAA